The Frondihabitans australicus genome includes a region encoding these proteins:
- a CDS encoding AMP-binding protein, with protein MTQSTATETATIEPFGPYTADDIAAFYDSGDWQDRVLYQLVAEKAAERGDQVFVTDGDVSLTYAEMYERGIRLAAGLQRLGVGHGDRVAVQLPNWAEFTEIVIALSRLGAILLPIMPIFRHDEVGFSLADSGAKVLIGPDLWHRFSHRELYLDLLAQIPTLEHVVIVRPEAGSDLGAAHSLDDLGAGSGSPADAMPLGELDASLGDGVGPNEGFVIVYTSGTTSRPKGCYHTFNTYYAGSKALVDRLHVTEDDVFFNPSPVSHTTGLVTGFLVPLLVGGATHFMATWDPATGMDRIRDHGCTMTVTSTTFLATVMQAYRPGEHDMSSMKYWICAGSPIPGSIVQGARTMFGGLSVLSLYGRSENLTTALCAPEDAPEKSVMSDGRALPGAEIKVVDPTSGLELPRGEEGDVTYRGPSHMVSYFHNDIATAELYTPDRFSRSGDLGYMDADGFVRITGRTKDIIIRGGINIGSREVEDLLITHESVRDVAVVAMPDPRLGERACAFIVVEPGHEPLSLASMQEFLRTKKIAVQKMPERIEAIDGLPMTPTGKVQKQLLRERIAATIADERAKA; from the coding sequence GTGACGCAGTCGACGGCCACCGAGACAGCAACCATCGAGCCGTTCGGCCCCTACACGGCAGACGACATCGCCGCGTTCTACGACTCCGGCGACTGGCAGGATCGCGTGCTCTATCAGCTCGTCGCCGAGAAAGCGGCCGAGCGCGGCGACCAGGTGTTCGTGACCGACGGCGACGTCAGCCTCACCTACGCCGAGATGTACGAGCGGGGCATCCGTCTGGCGGCCGGCCTCCAGCGGCTCGGGGTCGGCCACGGCGACCGTGTCGCGGTGCAGCTGCCGAACTGGGCCGAGTTCACCGAGATCGTCATCGCGCTGTCGCGTCTCGGTGCGATCCTGCTGCCGATCATGCCGATCTTCCGTCACGACGAGGTCGGATTCTCGCTCGCCGACTCGGGCGCGAAGGTGCTGATCGGGCCCGACCTCTGGCACCGCTTCAGCCACCGCGAGCTCTACCTCGACCTGCTCGCCCAGATCCCCACCCTCGAGCACGTCGTGATCGTCCGCCCTGAGGCCGGCAGCGATCTCGGCGCCGCGCACTCGCTCGACGATCTGGGCGCAGGATCCGGCAGCCCTGCCGACGCGATGCCGCTCGGCGAACTCGACGCCTCCCTCGGCGACGGCGTGGGGCCGAACGAGGGCTTCGTCATCGTCTACACCTCGGGCACGACGTCACGGCCGAAGGGCTGCTACCACACGTTCAACACCTACTACGCGGGCTCGAAGGCCCTCGTCGACCGGCTCCACGTGACGGAGGACGACGTCTTCTTCAACCCGTCGCCGGTCAGCCACACGACGGGCCTCGTCACGGGATTCCTGGTGCCGCTGCTGGTCGGCGGGGCGACGCACTTCATGGCCACGTGGGATCCTGCGACCGGGATGGACCGGATCCGCGACCACGGCTGCACCATGACCGTGACGTCGACGACGTTCCTGGCGACCGTGATGCAGGCGTACCGACCGGGCGAGCACGACATGAGCTCGATGAAGTACTGGATCTGCGCCGGGTCTCCGATCCCCGGCTCGATCGTGCAGGGCGCGCGGACCATGTTCGGCGGTCTCAGCGTGCTGAGCCTCTACGGACGCTCCGAGAACCTCACCACCGCTCTCTGCGCGCCGGAGGACGCCCCCGAGAAGTCGGTCATGAGCGACGGCCGAGCGCTCCCCGGCGCCGAGATCAAGGTCGTCGACCCCACGTCGGGCCTCGAGCTGCCGCGCGGCGAGGAGGGCGACGTCACCTACCGCGGGCCGTCGCACATGGTGTCGTACTTCCACAACGACATCGCCACGGCCGAGCTCTACACGCCCGACCGGTTCTCACGCTCGGGCGACCTCGGCTACATGGATGCTGACGGCTTCGTGCGGATCACCGGCCGCACGAAGGACATCATCATCCGCGGCGGCATCAACATCGGCTCGCGGGAGGTCGAAGACCTGCTCATCACCCACGAGTCCGTGCGCGACGTCGCCGTGGTCGCCATGCCCGACCCGAGGCTCGGCGAGCGCGCGTGCGCCTTCATCGTGGTCGAGCCCGGGCACGAGCCGCTGTCGCTGGCGTCGATGCAGGAGTTCCTCCGCACCAAGAAGATCGCCGTGCAGAAGATGCCCGAGCGGATCGAGGCGATCGACGGCCTGCCGATGACACCGACCGGCAAGGTGCAGAAGCAGCTTCTGCGCGAGCGGATCGCCGCCACGATCGCCGACGAGCGCGCTAAGGCCTGA